AAAGGCAATATTTTTTGAAAGTTGCTAGAAAAAGGATTCCCTTTAATATACAAAAGCGTTGCCTTAGACCAAAGGTAACGGCTGTATAACCAACCCcaaaaagcgttgctttttgtcgGAAAGTGTTACTTTTTATCAAAGGCAAcactttcttttattataaGCAACATTTTTAAAAGGTTGCCTAAGCCAGAATTTGTTGTAGTGCTGTATGGAAAAGTTTATAGACCAGCAACTTTATTAAATTCTAGGCAGCATGTAAccagtaaaagaaaaataagtaatttcacatttttggatgaaatctcacactattaaaattattattaatggCTACTTGATGACTACAAATTACATCACGAAAAGTGCTAGGTAAACAATGACTATcttgaacaatatgaacaaccaccaatcaaataaaaatacattacaCCCTAATTTAATCctactaattaaatttaagattaatttactcttttaaccctattaattcacattgttcacacattgttcaaaaatattattagttatcTATACTTTTCCATCACAGAAATTGCTAATCCCCTAACACCCCTCTTACTATATATACAAAGTATAATTTAAAGTCCAACATTTGCTTAAGCGAAAGAGTGAGCCCTCAATTGAATTGTTCATGTTGCAACACCTTGATCCACCGTGACAAAAACACTGCCAGTTACTACCTCACTTGTTTCAATCACAACACAATTCTCAGACACATTCCTCAGAGCATGATTCGGGAACGTGTTCCCCGCAGCACTTAGCGAGTACTGAACATGATTAATTCGGTTACGAAAAAGAAGAACATCGTTAAAATCAGCTTTCCATAATGTTCCATTCCCTTGCACAGAAATCTTCGCAGCCGTCGCCTTCAAATTCATACCATCAACAATATTTCCATCAACTAAAACCTGTTCGATTTTATCGAAACGACAATTCGATTCGTCCAGCTTCACGATTTCTACGCCGCTATTCGATCCGGAGAACATGTTATCAACAATTGTAACACCATTGGCAACGCCTTTGATAGATTTCAACACAACATTTGCATCTCCAAGGAAGAAGCTACTAGAAATCAGAATTTGGACAGGGTCTTCAGCAACAATGTTAGTGTAATCCATGTAAGAATTCACAATCCTAGTTTGTGTTAAACCCGGTAGCTTCAAATAAATCCCGGTGCCGCCGAAACCCGCCGCCTTATTGTAACAATGCACGCCGGAAATAGTGTTGGCTTGACCGGTTACCATTATTCCAATCTCGGCAGAGAAAATTACGACGTCCGTGACGGCGTTGTCGTTCCCATGAAGGCTTATTCCGGTGCCGGAGAAATGGCGTTCGTCTTTGTTGCCGCCGGCGGTGACGTGCTGGCCAAGGAATGAGTTTGTTATGTAGGTTTCGTGGCCGCCTTGGACTAAAATTCCGGTGGTTGTGAAATGTGTTATGTAACAATTTTCAATGTTGATTCTGAGTGAGTTAATTACGGAAATGCCCCCTCCTCTGAAGTTTGAGTCCAACAAGAGGTTCTTGAATGTTATGAACTCATAGTTGTAGGATGATGAAGTTGAACTTTTCTTGGTTTCACTTGAAGTTGACAGATCTATGAGGTGTCCGTTATTTGGAAAAGTGTTTGAGGCTCTTATGGTTCCTCCATGTATCTGTTTCCAACACAAGAATTAAAATCAAAGTTAATCATTGAATTTCAGCTCTTTCTGTGACCTAATTATAATGACTTAACTTACAAGGAGggaaaaatacaaataattttcCCTTGATTTTCGTAAAATTAGGGGTGGCATGTTCTTTGAAAGtattttcttgattttcttgAGTGAGTTCATGAGTTGATTTACTTCCAACCGTAAATTTAAAATGTAAATATCTTaaaatttttcctttttgtCTTAGCTCTTTGTTAGACCAACTGTTTCACCATTAGGATTAAAAAAAGAGTAAACTATTGGTTTGTCTAAACTCTAAAGTGGTGCCACGTGTCAAAAAAATAGGTTCTAGTTCGTGGAGGGAAGATATTTTTGATGCCGTTGATCAATGGACTATAAATTCAATTGAAGTAGTTGTGTTTTCTattcaaagaaaagaaaatgttgCATCTTgttgaatgaatgaatgaatgaatgaagaaattaaaacaTTAAGCATACCATAAGGTTTCCAACCCCCACTGGCATCTTCAATGGTTTGCTAATAATGTAATTTCCACCCTGAAGATCAATTTGGGCACCACCAAGGTCTTTTATGCCCTTCATCAAGGACCATTCACTTGGAACTTTGGTTGCATCTCCAATGGCTTCAAAAATAGCTTCAGTACTGTCCAAATTGCCTGTTGGATCAGCACCATATGATGTCACAAGGTATACATGTGGTTTCTTCTGATCCTACACCAACACCAAATTAAACAATCAAATAATATTTAGATACTACTAAATGTGACACTAACTTTCCTtaaacataataaattaataagagtAGTGTAATTTGTCATAAAGTAACTTAGGCTTTAAATGACTTACATTGTGGCAGAGAAATTGAAGAGATTTAAAGTGTTATGATTAATTGTGACTTACTTGTAATGgaagaggagaaggagaaggtgAGAAGGAAGATGGTGGTGAAGCAATTGAGTCATGGCTAATAAGAGAGGCCTTAAATGCCTTCATTCTAACCATAGCTTCATGATGATAGCCATGAGAAATAATATTAGTCCTTGTTCTTGGAATATGCAAGTTCTCACCATAAGAAGTATGATGAGTTAGAAAGAAACAAGACAAATTCAGAAGCAAGAAACACATTGGAGCTATTCTTGCCATTTTACCTTTCCCTTTGGTGATAATctgtttaagcaaaaatcaggTTAGGGAAAAGTAGTTGGGGAAAGGACTCTTTCTTTGTGTGCTGCTATaaataaggaaggaattgaAGAAACATTTAAGATTTCATAAATATGCAATATTAGGATATatatcaatattttaatttttttttttgctttttaagGTATCTTTAATTCTGCAGATCaaagattaatttattatgGATTTAAACTTCATTTAAGAGTTTGTCGCTGACTAATAAGTTGTTCAATGCATAAAGTGAAAGTGAAATTTAAATCCCGATACTTATTTAAGCATACTAAAAAACTAACTACTAAACCAATCTAAATtggtttaaatatttttagactaataataaaattttagccATTAAATCGACCACCTATAACatatacattaaaatataaaataaatattaaaagtgtgtgaaataaaatatgtatttatataaaaaaaatacacggtcattatttttagtatatatataatatttttaaaatgttttatattactccttttttattttttggctTTTAAGGTATGTTTGtcttatgttttttatttttattttttgttttatagttgaaaaaaaagttgttttacaaaagatactaaaaataaaaatagaaaaaatataaattaaagagACTTGGGTGTCTCTCGTGATCTCATCTTTATTCCTAATATCATTCTAAAATCTAAACGAAATTAAACTTGACATTTTAATtagtgatttttttaaaaaaataaatataaattctCTTTGAAACTATAGCGTGTCTCTCTCATATAATTGTTACTTATTTAACACTAAAAACACATTATTTGGACTATGATTTTAGAGATGGTTGAAAATTTCAGTCTTTACCTGTATTTAAATAATGGGGAAAAAAGAGAGTTAgataaaagagagaaaatagtTCACCTGATCTAAGAGAAATGTCAGAGGTGAACAACAAATACTTTTGACATGGTATAGAAGCTTTCTTGTGAAGTGAAAAGGTACTTTAGGCGATGTAGAATTATATCTTGGAATTATAGAGTAAAAGGGGGTCCACAATTAATGTCTTATAGTCTTATACTCAACCAGTTTGGTTGCTTTaatcaaagatgaattcgaaaacTATTCGTTAGATGGAGAGACAGAACCATAGAAGCTAAGGGCCATgatgaaattatatatatcttaGAGATGAAGTGAATGAAGATATATATCAAAGTCAAGTGGGGACCTATTAGGATTGCAAACAAGGGGAAAATTCCCATGATGATAAAGGATAATGCCATGTCAAACTTACTTCACCACCTATAACTTAATTTTAGTGTGattcttattttaatatttaaattaaattccatttttataatatatctataaatattttatttttagatatgcaaaatataatatttttaactaatattaaaatGTATTTAGTAAATTCATGGCACAAAATGGTAGATGTGGTTGGTAATATTTGGTAACTGTTCCATTCTTTGATGTGGTTTAGCTGTTTGGGTAAGTAGGCGGTCTTGTATATAATAAAcaacttctttaatttttttgaataattagtaTGTGAAAAcatgtattttaaattaattaaataataataatttttaaaaatattttgaatatatATTCAAGCCAGCAGATTGCACACCAAGTTAAAAGTTTGTCCCATATATCATATATGAGATCACCctcattaataattttttttattgaagtaaTGATGGTATAACATTGAGACATTAGTGACAACATTAAGTACACTTATTCTAAACATTCGGGATAAAAATGATCCTTTTGTCTGAATAATAGTTTTGAAGGTCTTTGTGTCATGGTTGACTTAGAAACTAGAAGTATTCATATATGTTTTGTTGTACAAAATATTTTCACTTAACCGCGCAATCTACGGAAGTTTGGTCAATATGTGCAAATTACACGAGGCAACTGCAAATTAAACAAGACTACTCCACACTTTGCACTTCACACGATTCTGCTCTAATCTAActcttcaatttcaaaattgaCCTAGCTAGCCAATGTGTGTTAATTCCAGAGGCAGTGATATACAAAACATGAACCATTAATGTTATTATTGCTGAATTAATTAAGGTAAAAGGTTCATGCGGTAGTAATAAGACATAAGTCTGCGTTATAACTTAATacgataaatattttttcaattcggctaaaaatttaacaaagagtctaaccaataataaaccaacaaacaattttaaattgtattttatattaattaattataattaattagtaattatttaaattttattttttaaaaaatacaaaattaataatatattaattatctCTTCTTAGGTCCAATTTGAATAAACGACTTAATTAAGCTccttttgaaaaaatagtttaaacaataaatgactatattaaaagtagtttataaataaattattttatatttagatttttagttctaaaagtgtttattttaaaaaaaatgtgataaaaagttttttattatgagagaagttttttttaacttctctataaACTCCTAAATAGCTTATTAGAAAGTTGCAATTTGGTTTTTAAAATTGTACTagacattaatactactacttttcatAAGTCAAAAGTTCAAAAAAGTTACTTTTAAAGCTTCCCAGATGACCCCTTACTCTAATTCAATTTTTACCATTTATTACGCAAACCCTAATTACTCTTTTCAAAAAAACTTCAaaactccaaaaaaaaaatagcaaaacataagataaataatcatccaaatcctaaaaaaaatatacaaaacataagaaaaagaatcatttaaaactaataaaaaattatccaaaatttaggatttttttcatattaaatagatgtttttttatatatttttgcaATTGTTCAAGAACAGTCCGAACTCCACCACTCTTTTTTTCTTGAACAACTCTTGAAGTTGAACCAGATTGTACTTCCAGCAGAACTACACCACCTCCACTGGTATCGCAAGGTCGCTACCGCCGAGCCCTGACACGAGCTTCGTTTCGTCGATCACCACAACGAACTTGTCGGAGGCGGCCTCCACCATCTTCTCGCGGAGAAGAGCACCTCCGCGGCCTTTTACAAGGTTGAGGTCGGGTCCACCTTTTACAAGGGCGGCGGAATGTGTAGGTTAATGtgaaagagaaggaaaaggTTTTTATAGTTATTAATTAGGTATGTTTAATCAGtttctaattatttaaattttgaatttaaaaaatttaaaattaattattaataattataattaattgagTTGTTCAATTCTTGGTTGGTTAGACATTTGGTTCCCTATACTTTTCCATATTTTTTTCACCTAGCATACACGTTATGTGTAACATTCCAACTTTTTGAATCAAGtcatttttttataactaattaattaattagaatagtaatgatttaagatttgaatttaaaatttaaacatatgAAAACACTAGTGGTAGTAAATCTCTAACCGATAATAAACAACTTTTTAAAATACAGTCATAATTAATTCTACATTTATTAGATTTGAATGATATTTAGTtatataaaaagataagaatacTAGCTTTATTCCTTAAGTTCagtataaaatcaaattcaaattaaattaggtAGATAAATCGGTTACAAGTTCATAGGAGAAAACCGCGCTCTTATCAGCCAGTCTGATATACTAACAGTATTTCTAGAATATCTCAAGCTTTGGTTATCCGATTGACTTCGTTTATAATTCGTTTTAAAGCTAATTCAATTCTCTATAAATTTGTCTCTAATAgctattttcaaaatccaaATGTAGAAAACGTTATAGGGCTCACAAAGTGACATTTCAGATTGAAGATTTCACCTAAATGCCTCCTAACATAATCAGCCCATACCTGAGAGCTATTTGATCATTCCTTTCTCATTCTATTCCCTTCTTCTATACAAAACATTCTAGTATACACAAAGTCTAGCCATGGAACAAGTTTCTCTTCACTAATAAACTGCATCTATTTGCATCAGAATACCTATCAGAACTTCACTCGGGGTAGGAAATTTTGTGCTAATTTTTATACGTCATATATTAAATGTTTTTGAATATATATGTTAGCATTGCACGTCATGATATAATGTCTCTTTTCTTCATATGCATTATGCATTATAATAACAATCTTATGTGCATTAAAGAACTGAGggaatgatccttcggtaagggaaggtgatcccaaagacaagataatcgagatgatccttcggtaagggaaggtgatcggCAAACCTTTGGGATAAgaaccttcggtaagggaagtgGGCTATCCCatcaatattatataataagatATCTTTGTTGACATAACTTTTTCTTGTGTATGTCTAAACAACCTTGATTGTAAATTGAACTGAGggaatgatccttcggtaagggaaggtgacccccaaagacaagatatcgatatgatccttcggtaaggaaAGGTGATCgatcgagatgatccttcggtaagggaaggtgatcgccAAAACGTTTGGGATAAGAACCTTCGGTAAGGAAAGGGGACTCCCACCTTTTATACCGGTTTGAGCTCAATACCTTCCATAAAAGCTACGAGAAAAAAAGTAATGAAAAGTACAGTGAAAAGTATGATCATGATTGTCcttcttttatccttttttaatttatgtttatgATTGCATTTAAAGATCATTCTTTTATCCAAAGTTTCTTTTTGTATGATGTATGATATTTCTTaagatctttatttttatttagatcTATTCTACTTGACTTATTTATGCCAATGTTTGTATTCttctcttatttattatttattttgccttGCTTTGTGGCCTATGAGAACATCAAACTAAGGTTTATGAGTTTAGATACATTTAAATGTTTTAACGCTATAGCCATTTTATATGCATCACACATGTCATAACATAAGTAAATGAGAAGCATCTAAAAGTCACACCACTCCGACTaaccaaaacttttgaaaataataattgaacAACCTTGCATTATCActgtttttatttaaaactcGGAGTAGCTGTGGATGGATACGATGACACCATATAGATAAATTACTGAGAAACTTTTGTTTCTCACCCCTCTCTCCGTACCATCTTCAGGAAGGATGCCGCACAAAGCAATACCCTGTTCAGTTGAGGTGAAAAGGCAAGTGCACTATTAGGAGTGAACTATCAAGAACGTAGATACGAAACATTAAGTGTTTATcttaagaagaaagaataggCGATTGCTTCAGTCATGATTAAACAAATTAAGAGAATTAGGATCTCCTATGTgtcttgtttatttttattgagtgATTGTAATTGCAACTATGATGTttctttttatgattatttGGTATGAGTAAAGCTTGTCATTGTTGTGCCTTCATAGTTTAGCACGCCCGTTTTTCATATTAGTATTTCTATATTCACTTATATTTTTCAACTGGTAAATAttctaataaaaattagttattaatatttttacacatgtaagttattttataaaaatatttcatattattttaaaaattttgcaaaGTTTTGAATATCAGCTACTAAATATAACCCAAATAAAGCTTAACTCAGTTTAAAAgcattagggtgttacattatgatTGAGCATTGTAATGATTTCATGTTTCATCTAACGGACAATAGGTAGCTTTTGAAAGAGAGACACAAGATTGAAAGACAGACACTGAAATAAGTTTCAAACtcttttaatattgtgtttagtGTAAAATGCACAATATTAAGTTATATCTCAATATCCTATTTGATTTGAGATAAAAATAGAGACTAATTAAAATGTttcaaattattaaaatatttctattaattaaaaaaaataaaaaactctaAATTTAGCCATCCCTTCCCCTTCCCCCCTCTTCCGTCATTATTCATGAGTTTCGCTTTTTGTCTTTGTTGATGACAAAAAATTCACTGCTCTTCTTTATTTTACTTCTGTTTTATTGTTCCTTTTTATTGTGTTGTATTGACTATTAATGTTAAGTGGTGTTAGATTTGCTTTTATTTGCTATTGTATCGATTACCAAAGAGGAGGACAGTAGCGTCTGAAAAATATGGAGACGGCAATAGTTAGAGGAGAAAGAAGACCGTAGTTGTGAGaggatagaattaaaatttaaaaagttgaACGAggatatttattaaaaaaattattgttaagttttactctacatttttttaatttttagttttatatattctattttttaaaaatattaaaaaaattaaaattttaagaacagaaattaaaattttatttccaatttttAATCGCCAAATACAATATTAAATCACAATCCTTCCATATCAATTTCAATACCCTTCCCCTAAACGCTACCTTAAAGTAGTACTAATTCAATCGAAATAATACACTTAATTAATGCTAAAATATGAAAGTAAGGAAATAAATGAAGTGCTACTCAATTTAGGCAAAGTCAGTCAGTAAGACGTGTAGTTAGGGTTTTGTGATTGGATGCATTCTATGATGTAGAAATGAAATTGTTTTTATATGTGTAGAAGAATATGTGTCAATACATTAGTAGTTCACGCTAATGGCTCTTAGATGGGaaagaattaattatagtaCACAATAGTTTATTTCTTGgacccacaaaaaaaaaaagagtatgtAGAGACAacttattagattttttttattttaataaattgaataaatattttatttattaaaataaataattttaaaaattattaccaTGTAGATGAGATATATgtatttgtaaatataaaaatatattttataaaaataataaaaaatattaataatttaaattagaccaaactcttaaaaataaaatattttaaattttattaaaatttacaCTAAATCAATTCAAATAATAACAAGATAGGATTCAAACCCCCAACACTTACTTAAACAAACTAGTGAACTAACTACTAGAccaaatttattaattaattaattaaaactgcttatttcttttgttattttgaaACTATCaatattttctattatttaaaactgcttatctttcttattatttgaaatattctatttttaagagtttgatttaatttaaattattagtattttttattatttttaaaaattatatttttatatttacaaatacacatatctcgtttacactataaagagataattttttatgtatctTGTTTACAGTAAAGAGAtatatgaaaattgaaaaaatatacaTATCTCGATACGGGTAAAATTATCTCGTTTACGGTATAAACAAGATAAGAGATGTTGACGTCTTttcctaataatttttaaaattatttatttcaaaaaataaaacatttatttaatttattaaaataaaaaatctcacatattatttgatttattgttaataaataGGTGCATTTTATGAtgtagaaataaaattatatatacatatctcGATACGGGTAAAATTTATCGTTACGGTATAAACAGATAAGAGATGTTGACGTCTTttcctaataatttttaaaattatttatttcaaaaaataaaacatttatttaatttattaaaataaaaaatctcacatattatttgatttattgttaataaataGGTGCATTTTATGAtgtagaaataaaattatttctatATGTATAGAAGGACATGTGTCAATGCATTAATAGTTCATATTGATGGCTCTTGAATGGGGAAGAATTAATTATAGTACACAATTGTTGATTCCTTGGACCCACAAAAAGAAAGAGAGTGTGTGACAGTGTATCCGTGCCATAGagataatttattaaatttttttatttatttaaataaattgaataaatattttatttattaaaataaatagttttaaaaattattagaaaaacaCATCAACATCTAATGGACTTAATTCTAATTTGATTAGTGATACAcatatttattaacaataaatcaaataatatgtgagattttttattttaataaattaaataaatgttttatttttgaaataaattttaaaaattataggAAAGACGTCAACATCTCTTATCTTGTTTATACCGTAAACGAGATAATTTTACCCGTATCGAGATATgtgtattttttcaattttcatatatctctttactgtaaacgagatacataaaaaattatctcatttatagtgtaaacgagatatgtgtatttgtaaatataaaaatataatttttaaaaataataaaaaatattaataatttaaattaaatcaaactcttaaaaatagaatatttcaaataataagaaagataagcagttttaaataatagaaaagatgGATAGTttcaaaataacaaaagaaataggcagttttaattaactaattaataaatttggTCTAATAGTTAGTTCACTAGTTTGTTTAAGTAAGTGTTGGGGGTTCGAATCCCATCTTGTTATTATTTGAATTGATTTAGtgtaaattttaataaaatttaaaatattttatttttaagagtttggtct
This sequence is a window from Arachis stenosperma cultivar V10309 chromosome 10, arast.V10309.gnm1.PFL2, whole genome shotgun sequence. Protein-coding genes within it:
- the LOC130956507 gene encoding polygalacturonase QRT3-like, whose amino-acid sequence is MARIAPMCFLLLNLSCFFLTHHTSYGENLHIPRTRTNIISHGYHHEAMVRMKAFKASLISHDSIASPPSSFSPSPSPLPLQDQKKPHVYLVTSYGADPTGNLDSTEAIFEAIGDATKVPSEWSLMKGIKDLGGAQIDLQGGNYIISKPLKMPVGVGNLMIHGGTIRASNTFPNNGHLIDLSTSSETKKSSTSSSYNYEFITFKNLLLDSNFRGGGISVINSLRINIENCYITHFTTTGILVQGGHETYITNSFLGQHVTAGGNKDERHFSGTGISLHGNDNAVTDVVIFSAEIGIMVTGQANTISGVHCYNKAAGFGGTGIYLKLPGLTQTRIVNSYMDYTNIVAEDPVQILISSSFFLGDANVVLKSIKGVANGVTIVDNMFSGSNSGVEIVKLDESNCRFDKIEQVLVDGNIVDGMNLKATAAKISVQGNGTLWKADFNDVLLFRNRINHVQYSLSAAGNTFPNHALRNVSENCVVIETSEVVTGSVFVTVDQGVAT